GCCGTTCACGTTGTTGCCGCGCTGCGTCAAGTGGCCGCGCGTATCGGCGTACGAGAAGTTGCCGCCGAGCGTGAAGTTGTCCGTCAGGTGGTGCGTGGCGTTCAGGCGAACCGTGCCACGGTTGAAGTAGTTGTTCGGCCCGATGAACACGCCCTGGTTGTTGTTGTAGTTGCCCGACAGGTAGAAGGTCGTGCGATCGTTGCCGCCCGACGCGCTGAGCGTGTTGTCGAGGATGTGGCCGGTGTCGAATGCTTCGCTCGCGTGATCGTACGTCGGCGTACCGGCTGGAATCGCCGGGCCCCAGCTGCGCAGGCAGCTCCCCTTGCCGATGTCGTCGCACGTACCGGCGGCCACGTTCTGCAGCCCCTGGCCGAAGCCGCGCTGCAGCGGTTCTTTGCGCGTGACCTGGTCGTTGGAGCCGGACGAGCGCAGCTCGTAGTGCGTCTGCCCAGAGCGGCCGTGCTTCGTCGTGATCAGGATGACACCGTTCGCGGCGCGCGCACCGTAGATCGCCGCGGCGGCCGCGCCCTTGAGAATCTCGATGTTCTCGATGTCGTCCGGATTGATGTCCATCATGCGGTTGGGAGCCGAGGTGCCCTCGAACTCGCCGCCGTTGTCCTGTCCGCCGACGCCGCCGCCGCCCGCGTCGATCGGATTGAAGTTCGTCGTCGAGAAGGTTTCGTTGTTCGCTGGAACGCCGTCGACGACGAATAGCGGCTGCGTCTGCCCGTTGAGGGTGCGCAGACCGCGGATCTGAATCTTCGACGCGGCGCCCGGATCGCCCGCCGATTGGTTCACCACGACGTTGGGCGCCTTCGCCGCCAACGCCTGAACCACGTTCGACTCGTTCGACTTTTGAACGAGGGTCGAGTCGACTTGGTTGCGTACGTTGCCAAGCTTCTCGACTTGCATCGTCGTGCCCGCGCCCGTTACCACGACTTCACCCAGTTGCAGCGGATTCGCTTCGAGCGTGAAGTCCTGCGTGATCGTGCCGGGGTTCAGCGTGACGCGCGCGGTTTTCGGCTTGTAGCCCACGCGTCGCGCCGTGATCGTGACGGCCGCCCGCGTGACACGCGCGCCGGGGACGGTGAACAGATACGTCCCATTGTCTTTCGTCGATCCACCGAGTCCCAACTCTGGGATCGACACTGCCACGCCGGCCAAACCACTGCCGCCTTCACCGGTGACCTTTCCGGTAATCGTCGCGGGCTGCTGCGCCGCGAGCGCGACCGGCACCGCTACTGCGACAGCCCACGAAGCAAGGATGCCGCGGAACGAGAGTGCCATGCCTCCTCCATCGACCGTACTGCTTGGGTGAGTGGCCGATATCGCGATTTGGCGAGCGCGTGCGAAGTCCTTTACTCGAGAATCGCAATTCGGCGCGAGCACGAACCTGCGACCTGCGCGGACCACGAGCGCTACGGGGACGCTCGTCCCACCGGTGGTCCCACCGGCGTCACGCAAACAACCCTGCGAGGTGACAAATCGTCACCCAGAAATTGACAAAACCTCGACGCATATATTATCCAATCCTGATAACTTGGCTAGATCGCGCGCCAATCGTTTCAGATGCGTAAACCGGCCTCGTTTGGGACGGTTCGTCACACGGAAACCGCGCTGACCGTTAGCTGATAGGGACCAATTGATCGGCGCGAGTCGCGGCCGACGACTCGGGCCGCTACGTTCAGCGGCTCGTCGGGATCAAGCGCTCGCGGGCGGCGCGCACAACCGCCGTGTCTCCCAGCTCCGTCGCGAGATCGATCTGGAGCCGCAGCCCCGTCTCTTTGTAACGCGGCCACCCACGGCCGAACGATCGGCGTAACAAGGCCGAGAGGGCGTGGCGCGAGTCGCCGGCCGCGCGGTACTCGCGCGCGACGAGAAGATTCGCATACCGCATGGCGTCGCCCACCGCCGGACCGCTGAGCATTAAGGAATCCAAATGGGCGAGGCGCTCGCGCGCGGTCGGCGCGTTCGACTCGATCGCGATCGCTGCGTCGAGCAGCGTTGCGCACGTGCTCGGGCTCGCGCCGACGGGCACTGGGAACGCCGGCGTGCCGCCGGCGCGCAGCATGGCGAGCGCGTCGCGCGCGCCGCGCACGTCGCCCGTCTCGAGACGCCACTGGCCGACCACGCACGCGTCCGCCAATCGCACCGCACTGTCCGCTACCGACGCGGTACTCGGAGCCCGCAAATGATCGCTCAGCGCGTCCGCTTCACGACGCGCCGACACCGGCACGTCGCCGGAGTACAGCGCATCGAGCACGCGGAGTCGAAGGCCGGCGTGCAATCCCGGCGGAAACGACTCGAGGTCGCGCGCGATCGCGTTCGCCGCGACACGATCGCCGCGATTCAGCGCGCGGCTGTGGCGCGCCAGCGCGACGTCTACGCGCTCGCCGTCGGTGATCGCCCGCCGCGCGAGGATTTCGATCGCCCGGTCGCCATCGGGCACGTCGATGCCGTCGAACTGCGACGTCATCGCGATGTTCCGCAGCGCGCCGCTCGGCGCGTCGCCAAGATGCGCGCGGACACGGCGCACCTCCTGCGAATCGCCTAGCGCGTGCGCGACGCGCCATCGTACGAAAACGCTCAACGCGTCGCTCGAGTCCGCCGCCGGGACGCTCGACACGAGCCGGCGCAGCGACGCCGTGTCGCGCAGCCGGGCGTAAAGGAGCGCGAGCATGCGGCGCGACGGGCCGGACGACGGGTCGAGTTGCAGCGCGCGCGAGAACGCTTCGCTCGAGCGTGCCGCGGCGTCACGCATTCCGATGATCTCGCCGTCGTTGTACAAGCTCTCGCCGAGCTCGTACCACGCGTCGGCGCGGTCGGGCGCGAGGCGCACCACCGCGCGCCACGCCTCGAGGATTTCCGAGGCCGACGACGGTTGCGGATATCGCGGGCCCGCGAACGCACGCAAGAACGCGCGATCCGCCGGCGGCAGCGAGGCCTGGTGCGCCCAAGCGATCGCCACGCCGCGATCGTGCTGTTCCGCCGAGTTCGCCTTGTCCGCCGACATCGCCAACCCGAGCGCGGCGAGCGCGAAGCTCGGCTCCTCGGCGAGCGCTTGTCCGTACGCGCGAAGCGCGAGGTTGTAGTCGCTCAACCGATATGCGGCGCGGCCGGCCACGTAGTCGCGCAGCGCCGACGGTGAGATGCTCGGCGGCTCGGGCAGCGACGACGATCGGTCGCCGGATTCTCGCAGAATCAGACCGGCGACGATCTTGTCGACGAGCGCGGTCAAACTGTCGGGCGGGCCGGAGACACGCACCGACGCGGCGATCTGCGACTTGCGCACGTCGACGAGCGTCGCGGCAATCGCCACGGTTCCGTTGGGCGCGGGCTCGATCGAGCCGGCGACGATTTCATCGACGCTCAGCGACTTGGCCAATCGCACGGCGTCGGCGATCGTCGGCGTCGTGGCTCCGTCGTTCATGAATCCGGTCGAGCGCGCGGCGCGCAAGACGCGCGACGGATCCGTCTCTCGCTTTCCGTCGGCGAGGGCGATGCGCGAGCCGAGCAACTCGAGAAGGCCCTCGCGGACATACGAGGCCGATGCGTCCGACGCTTCGACGTGGAACGGCGCGACGGCGACCACAGGCTCATGGTCCGCCGCTCGAGCCGTGGCCAGACGCCACGCCGATGCCGACAACGCGCCGATCGCCACCAGAATCGTGGCGGCAAATCCCATCCACGCCGCTGACGACGCTTTGAGCCGCTTCGTGATGCCCGCGTCGCGATCGTCGCTCGGAACGACGCTCACGCCGATCGTCGAAACGGCCGCCGCATCAGGCGCCGATACGAGCGCCTCCGACGGATGCTCCGATGGAAGGACATCCTCGGTCTCAGTGCTCGGCACTTCTCGCGTCGGCGTCGAACGGCGAAGCTTGACCAACAACTCCGCGACTTCGGGAGCGGGTGGAAGGTCGAGCTCGCTCTGCATCCGGATCTCGTGCCAACGTCCGCGCTGCAGAGCACCGACCTGATCGCCGCTCTCCGCGAGCGCCGTCATGAGTCCCGCCATTGCGACGCCGTTCAGCGGATCCTGATCGGCGAGCCGAATTCGCCACTGGATTTCGCCCTGGCGATCACCGGCCTCGTGGGCTTCGCGCGCGAGCGATTCGAGTGACTGCGCGAACGCGCGCGACAGTCGATCTCGTTCAGTGGCGGCCCAGAACTCGAAGTCAGGATCCCCGTTGAGATAAAAACCATCGAGAAACGGACCGCGGTAGACCTTCACCGCGTCGGCGAGACGGCCCTGCGCGAGTGCGAGCTGGAAGTCGCCGACGTCGGACGTCATCGCGGCGGGATCGATGCGTAAGTCCGCACCGCTAAGAAAGATTCGCTCGACGCCGAGTGCTTTTCTTATATGGTACAGCGACTGGGTGAGCGCGTGTCGCGATTTGTCAGGCTCGCCCTCAGACCAGAGCAGTCCGAGCAGCTTATCGCGAGACATTCCGCGTTCGCCGACGGATGCGAGGATCGTGAGAATCGCGAGCAGGCGACGCTGCCCCGCGGCCCCCGACAGAATCTCCCCGTCCCGCGACAGGTAAACGCTACCAAAGGTGCTGAGTCGAAAGGGGGGGATCATCGGGCCGGCGGCGAGACCGTCTGACATCCATCTGAGGGGGGAACCTTATAGATGGACCGCCGACTACGGAAACGCAACATCCGGCGGCGGCATTCGGTTCGCATTTCTCCCACCCAGACGCACGCGATGTCCGCTGCGGTACCTCTGAACCTGTCCGCTCTGCGCGAGGGGACTTCGCTCGCCTCCGTCGACGCCGCGCCGCAACACGGCATCGCGGTCAGCGTCGTGATTCCGACGCTCAACGAGGCGGCGCAAATCGCTCAAGCTGTCGCCGACCTGTCTTGGGCGAACGAAGTCATCGTCGTGGATGGCGGTTCGACCGATCGGACACCCGCGATCGCTGAAGCGGCTGGGGCGCGCGTGATCATGGTCTGCGGCGAGACCATCGCGGCGCAGCGGAACGCCGGGATCGAGGCGGCCCAGAATCGCTGGATTCTCGCATTGGACGCGGATGAACGCGTCACGTCCCAGCTGCGAGCCGAGATCTCCCAGATCGTGACCGGCCGGAACCCGACGCGCGCGGCCTACCGCATGAAGTTCCGCAACCACTACCTCGGCCGGGAGCTGCACTACGGACCGTGGGGGCGCGATTGGCACGTTCGGCTGTTCACGAACGAGCGTCGCTACGTGTGCCATCGCGTGCACGAGCACCTCGAGCCGATCGAAGACATCGGGACGCTCACCGGCCCGATCGTGCACTATCCGTATCGCGACCTCGCCCACCATGTTGCGAAGATCGTGAAGTATGCGCGGTGGGGGGCGGAGGATTTGTACGCTCGCGGGCGCGAAGCGCGCATGCGCGACTTGGTGGGTCGTCCGGCGTGGCGTTTCTTCCGCGACTACTTCGTGTACTCGGGATGGCGCGACGGAAGCGTCGGCTTCGTGGCTTCGGCGCTCAGCTCCTTCGCGTCGTTTCTGAAATACGCCTTCCTGTTTTCCAGGAGCCGATCGACCGAGGGATGAAGCTCACGATCCTGATGTATCACAAGGTCGATGAGCTTCCGTCGGACGTTCGGACGCCAGGCAACTTCGTCGCGCCGGAGCTCTTCGCGGCGCAGCTCGACGCGCTGCGTGCGCTGGGCTATCGCACGATCGATTTCGCCGACTGGCTCGCCCATCGCGACGGTGGCCGTCCCCTGCCGAAACGACCGCTGATCCTCACATTCGACGACGGGTACACTTGCTTCGACGAGCGGGCGTGGCCGGCGCTCCGCTCGCGCGACATGGGCGCCTGGGTCTTCCTCGTCGCCAGTCAGATCGGCGGCACGAACGCCTGGGACCGCGGCGAGCACTCGTTCCCCCTGCTCGGCCCCGAACGCATCGCCGCGCTGCGGCGCGACGGCGTACGATTTGGGTCGCACGGCGATCTCCACGTGCCGCTGGCCCGCGTCCCGCTCGAACAAGCCGCCGCCGATCTGCGCCGATCCCGAGAGACGTTGAGCGAGCTGCTCGGCCACTCAGTGGACGTCGTGGCGTACCCGTTCAGTAACCAGAGCCGCGCCATCCGCCACGCCGCCCGCGCCGCCGGCTACCGTTGCGCCGTGCGCGGCAAGGGCCGTATGAATTCCGGCCTCACCGACCGCTTCGGCCTCCGCCGCATCAAGATGGATTCGACGATGACCGTCGAGCGCTTAGAGCGGATCCTTTTCGTGGAGCGTTATTTCAGATTTCTATAGACCAGTCGGCGGAACAATGCGCCGTGCGCGCGCTCGACTGCAACTGAACTGCTCACCGCAAGAGACGCGGAGGACGCAGAGACACGCAGAGAGAAGACGACGAGAGGACCGTTTGCAACCGACCCCGGGAAGCCACGCTAGGGCATCCCGGGGTCGCTTCACAATGTCTCGCTGGTGCTTTCCTCCGCGCCTCTCTGCGTCCTCCGCGTCTCTGCGGTCGAGTCGTTGCGGTTTCCGCAGAAGCACAGTCGCGCGCACGGGCTACGCCTTGGGCCGAACCTCGGGACCCAGCACTCGGAGAACGGCCGCTTCCACAGTATCGAGATCTTTTCGGAGCACCTGGTACCGTTCGACAGCGTCGCGGCCGATGCGTTGGTCGACGCGGGCGGTCATGCCGGCGAGATACGTGATTTGCGTCTGGAGGCCCGGGCGGCCGTAGCGGATGCCTTCGTCGGGGCCGAAGAGCGTCGTCGCGAGCGAATCCACCTTGGCGAGAGAGTCGGCGCTGCCGCCGTTGCGCAGGCGTGTCCGGGCCTGGCGCACGCGGTTGGCAACTCGGCCGACCTCGGCGGTCATCTCGCGCATGCGCACGTTGTGCTCGTACTGCTCGCGCAGATCGGCCGTGGTGACGTGGTCGGCGACCAGCCGTGGATCGGGCGTCAACGCCAAGGGCTGCGTATCGCTCCATGTGCCAGCCGACATCTTCACCTTGTACGATCCCGGCGGGAGCATCAGGCCGCCGTCGTTGTTGAAATCCCAGACGAGACGATTCACGCCGGGGTTCGCGCTGAGACGAACCGGCGGCGCGGCGCGACGGAATCCTCCCCCGCCCTCCTCGTCGTCCGGAGCGGCGGCGGGGGCGTCGGCCGACGCAACGCTCGCCGTGGCTTCGCTCGAGTACTTCCGCACTTCGTGGTTCGCCGAATCGAGTATCGAGATGTTGACCGGGCCCGACGGGGCGTGCGCCAGGTAGTACTCGATTGACGCGCCGCTTGGGCCGAACTGCGCCTGCCCCGACGCCGCGGCGCCGGCGCCACCTCCGCCGCCGCCCCCACCGAAGCCGCGCCCTCCGCCGATGCGCGCGCGCACGGCGTCGCGCGGCTTGAAGAGGACCGACGCGGCCGTCGCGGTCTGCGCGTTCACCTGCCGCAGCGACGAGACGTCGTCGAGGATCCACATCGAGCGTCCCTGCGTCGCGACGATCATGTCGTCGTGGTGGATCTTGATGTCGGTGATCGGCACGTTCGGCATGTTGAGCTCGAAGGGCTGCCAGTGCCCACCGTCGTCGTACGAGATGAACAGCCCGAATTCCGTGCCCGCGTAGAGCAGGTGCTCGCGCACCGGATCCTCGCGCACGACTCGCGTCGGCCAATCGGCGGGGATGCCGTTCTTGCCGTCGGTCAGTCGCGTCCACGTGGCGCCGTAGTTTTCAGTCTTATAAATATACGGCTCGAAATCGCCGAGCAGGTAGCGGTACACCGCGTAGTAGGCGGCGCCCTTTCGGTGCGGCGACGTCTCGATGTACTGGACGCGCCCCCCCGTCGGCAGGTCCTTGGGCGTGATGTTCTTCCACGTCTTGCCGTTGTCGCGCGAGATGTAGAACGGACCGTCGTTCGACCCCGTCCAGATGACGCCCGGCTCGGTCTTCGATTCGCTGATCGCGTAGAGCGTGCTGTAGAACTCCTCGCCCGTCACGTCGCGCGTGATCGGCTCGCCGCTTCCGCCTTGGCAGCACGCCGGGTGCGCGGTGAGGTCGGGCGAGATTTTTTCCCAGTGCACGCCGCCGTCCTTGGAGCGGTGCACGAACTGCGATCCGTAGTAGACAACGCTCGAATCCCACGGCGACGTCTCCATCGGCGACACGCGTTGGAAGCGGTAAATGAGATCCTTCGCGTCGTTGCCGTAGAGCGATTGACCGCCGACCCAGTAGTTCTGTTCCTGGCGCGTGTTCATGAACATGCGTCCGAACTGCCCCTTGCACGCACCGTAGACGATCTCCGGATTCTTCGGGTGCGGCATGATCGGCCCCGTCTCGCAGCCCGGTCCGCTCTCGAATGGATCCGTGTTGCCGGCGACGGGATTGCTCGGCACGATCACCGTGCTCGCGTCCTGCTGCGCCCCGTAGAGGCGATACGGCGTCTGCTCGTCGAGCCACACGCCATAGATCTCGGCGGTCGGCTGATTCATTTGCGTCGACCAGGTGCGGCCGCCGTCCTGCGAGACGTTCGCGCCGCCGTCGTTCGACTGGATCATGACCTTCCCGTCGTGCGGGCTGATCCACATGTCGTGATTGTCGCCGTGCGGCGTGCGCATCGACGTCCACGTCGACCCGCCGTCCGTCGACTTGTAGAAGCTCTCCGCGCCGGCGTAGACGATGTCGGCGTTCGTCGGATCGGCGGCGAGCGCGACGTAATAGAAGGGGCGCGTGATGAGCTGACCGTTGCTGCTCACCTGCTTCCACGAGACGCCCGCGTCGTCGGAGCGATAGAGTCCGCCGCCCGGCTTCGCCTCGACGAGCGCGTAGATGCGATTCGGGTTGGCCGCGGTGACGGCGAGATTCGCCTTGCCGACCAACGCCGTCGGCAGGCCGCCGGTGATCTTGGTGAAGTGCTCGCCACCGTCGGTGCTCTTGTAGAACCCGACGCCGGCCGAATTCTGCGCGCCGCTGATGATCGTCCACGGCTTGCGCTGCCCGCGCCACATCCACGCGTATACGATGTCCGGGTTCGCGGGATTGAGCTCGACGTCCGCCGCGCCGACGCTGTCCGACACGAACAGCACCTTCCGCCACGTCTTTCCGCCGTCGGTGGTCTTGAATACGCCGCGCTCGGAGTTCGGCTTGAACGCGTTTCCGATCGCCGCGACCCACACGACGTTCGGGTTCGACGGATGGATGCGCACCGCACCGATCTGACCGGCGTCATACAGGCCGGCGAAGGTCCAGCTGGTTCCCCCGTCGGTGGTTTTGTACACGCCACGGCCGGTGGAGACGTTGCTGCGAATATCGTCGGAGCCGGTGCCGAGGTAGATCGTGTTCGGCTCGGATTCGGAGACGGCGATCGACCCGGTCGACGCGACAGGCACCTTGCCGTCGGTGATCGGCACCCACGAGGCGCCGGCATCGGTCGTTCGGAAGACGCCGCCGCTCGCCACGCCCATATAGAAAGTGCGCGCCTGCGACGGCACACCGGTCACCGTCGTGACGCGGCCGCCGCGCGGCGGACCGACCATCCGGAACCGAAGCCCGTGGAAGAGCATCGTGTCGACGGAGGCGAGTATCGGCGCCGTCGAGTGCGCGGCCGCGGCTCGTTGAGCGCGAGCGAGCGAAGGACGGAAGGCGACGAGAACGGCGAGGATAAACGCAGGACGTCTCATGACAGGCTCGAGGATGGTCGGGGCGAAGAGAAAACTGGCGTGAACGCGCCGAGTTGCCAGTGGGTGCGGCATCAGCGGCGCGCACTAAAGGGGACCTCCGTGGGGCGAACATTCTAGTCGTCAGCGACCGGCGGCAGCGTCAGGCGAAACAGCGCCGTCTGGACTGGCGCCCGTCGCTGACGCTGACGACTAGAGCGCCAGCGGCCACAACAGCCCCCTTTCAGCCGCGCCGCGCCGTTACAAAACCCAACGAGTCGCCCCGCTATCTCGTAGTCTGTCGACTCTTACGCCCTCGAAAGCCGTGGCGTATCGTCAACGGCCCTCAATCCTTCCTCGATGCGCCTTCGTGCTTTCGCCGTAACGAGCCTCGCCGCCTGCGTCGCTGTCCCCGTCGCCGCGCAGCGTACGGCGATTCCGACGCCCGCCTCCATCCTCGGCTTCGAGCCGGGCGCCGACCGGCATCTGCCCAGCTGGAAACAGATCACCGACTACTTCACGGCCCTCGACAAAGCGAGTCCGCGCGTCACGACGCGGGTGCTTGGCAAGACGACGCTCGGCCGGCCGTTCCTCGCGGTCTTCATCTCCGACTCGGCGACGCTGGCGAACCTGGACCATTATCGCGAGATCCAACGGCGATTGATGGATCCGCGGCTTCAGGGGGCGCGTGGCGACCGCGAAAAGCTGATCGACGAAGGAAAAAACGTCATCCTCGTCACGTCGGCGATCCATTCGAACGAGTCGGGCGGCTTCACGACGCCGATCGTCCTCGCGGATCGTCTGGCGCGCGCGCAGGACCGTGAAGCGAAGGAGATCCTCGCCAACACGATCATCATCCTCGTGCCGTCGCAGAACCCCGACGGCGTGGACATCATCGGCGACTACTACCGCTCGACGCTCGGCACGCCGCAGGAGGGACGTGACCCGCCGGTGCTCTACCACAAGTACGTCGGCCACGACGACAACCGCGACTGGTACGCGTTCACGCAGCCCGAGACGCGGTACACGGTGGATTCGCTCTACACGCCGTGGGACCCGGAAATCGTGAACGACATCCACCAGCAGGGATCGAACGCGGGTCGAATCTTCATTCCGCCCTACATGGACCCGATCGAGCCCAACATCGATCCGATTCTCACGGCGGCGACGAACGGCCTCGGCATGTCGATCGTGTGGCGGATGACGAACGAGGGATTCACGGGGATCGGCAGCAACGCATCCTATGACCAGTGGTCGCCGGCGCGGCAATATTCGCTGTATCACCGCGGCGCGCGACTGCTCACCGAGACGGCGAGCGCGCGTCTCGCGACGGCAATCGACATTCCCTTCGACCAGCTCGGCGCCGGTCGAGGGTATGAGGCGAAAACGGTGTCGTGGAATTTCCCGTCGCTCTGGGTGGGCGGGCATTGGGGCTACGGCGACATCGTGCGGTATCAAGTCGCGGCAAGCTGGGCGCTCTTCCTCGACGCGGCGCTCAACCGCCGCGCGTGGCTCGAGGGCTACGCGGCGCAGGCCGATCGCGCGATGGGCGATCTTCCGGCGTGGGGGCGCGACAAGTGGCCATCGGCGATCGTGATTCCGAAGACGCAACCCGATACGCAGGCGCTCCAGCGTTTGATCTGGACGCTCCAGCACGGCCAGGTCGAGGTGCGTGAATCGACCGCGCCGACGACGATCGACGACAAATCGTATCCCGCCGGCAGCTACGTGGTCCTCACGAAGCAGCCGTTCGGCGCCTACGCGAAAGCGCTTCTCGAGCGCCAGCACTATCCGGATCTCTTCGACTACCCGGGCGGGCCGCCGAAGCGCCCGTACGACGTCACCGCGCACACGCTGCCGCTGCTCTTCGGCGTCGACGTCGCGCACGCCATGGACGCTGCGCCCGCGACGGGACCGGTGATCAAGGGGGTGCCCGAGCCGAAGGTCAGCGCGAAGATCTCGTCGTCGAAACGAATCGCGCTGCTGCGCCCGAGCACCAACGAGCCGATCGACGAGGGTTGGACGCACTGGATTCTCGATCTCTACAAGGTGCCGTTCACGCCAATCACCGAGAAAGACGTCGAGCCGGGTTCGTTGAACGACAAGTTCGACGTGATCGTGATTCCCGAAGGCGGCATCGCGGGCGCAGGTGGGCGCGGCGGCGGTGGCGGTGGCGGCCGCGGTGGTCGAGGTGGCGGCGGTGGCGGCGGTGGTGGAGGCGCGGCCGATTCGTTCGCCGCGTTGGACAGCTTCGTGAAAAACGGCGGATCCGTTCTGGCGTTCAACACGGCGTCGACTGCGCTGATCAGTGGACTCAAGCTGCCGGTGAAAAACGTGCTCGCCGGCGTCTCGAGCAATGATTTCTACTGTCCCGGTTCGATACTCGCCGTGGAGCTCGATCGCTCGAGTCCGCTTGTGAAAGGCTTCACATCCAATGTTCCCGCGATTTGGTTTGAGAACGGCCCCGCGTTCGAGATTTCAGACCCCTCCCAAGCGACCGCGGTGGCGACCTATCCCGTTACAGGAAATCCACTCCTTTCAGGGTGGCTCCTTGGCGGGTCGAAGCTCAATGGCAAGGCCGCGCTAGTTGATGTGAAACTGGGCCGCGGGCATGTGGTGCTGTACGGGTTCCGGCCGCAGTATCGCGGCCAGTCGATGGCGACCTACCCGCTGATTTGGAGTGCCATTGGGCAATGAGCCGCGCGTTTCCGCTCGGCTGCACCAAAAACTGACGCTTTGCTGAAACGTTGTGGTGGAGTCCGGGTACGAGTGACACATGTGACTTAGGTCACTTCCCCGCCTCCAAAGGCAGTGAGACGCCCGGTCTCTCTCGCCGGCTCGAACGAAGAACCTTCCTCCTCCGGGCACAGTCGCTCCCTCCTCCGCAGGTCAAATGCAGCATCGCCGGTCTGTTCTCGCGCTTGGGCGCGTCGCAGGCATCACGGGCACCGCGCTTTTCGCGGCGGCCGCGCTCAATTGCACCGCGTACACGGCCGGTGGCCGTGACGGATCGCTCGACGGCTTCACGGAGCCGCGCCGAGCTCCCAGCGATTTCATCTCGCGCGAGGCCGTGCTGTCCGCGGCTCCAGGCACGTACATCGAAGCAGTTCTCGCCGATCGCGACTCGACGATCGAGCGCTGGCCGGCGCGTGTGGCGCAGCCGATCCGCGTCTGGATCGACTCTTCTTCGCTCTGCGACGGCCCGCAGGCCAGCTTCCCGGCGGCCGTTCGTACCGCCTTCACCACGTGGGGCACCGCCGGCATCCCCGTTCGCTTCGCGTTCGTTCCCTCGAGCCGCGACGCCGACATCCGCGTCCACTGGACGACGCACCTCGATCACAAGACCGGTTCAACCACCTGGCGCACCGACCGAAACGGTTGGCTGACGCAGGGCGACATCACGCTGGCCACGCACATCAGCGATGGAATGCCGCTCGATTCACGCGGCATGCGCGCGATCGCGCTCCATGAGGTGGGTCACTCGCTTGGCTTGAGCCACAGCACAAATCCGCAGGACATCATGGCGCCTCTCATTCGTGTGGACGTCTTGAGCTTGTCCGACCGAAACACGATCAAGCTGTTATACTCCTTTCCGGCAGGTCCCATCCACTAACACTCCCCTTTTTTTGTTCACCCCGGCCCCCGGTACAATGCGCAAACTCGGTCTGCTCATCCCCGTCGCCGCGGTCTCGATGCTGGCAGCATGTGACCCACAGGCAGGAAGTAAGCTCAAAGCGCTCGCGCACGCGGATTCGCTGCGCACCGACTCGCTGATCTCGATCAAGAACGACCTCCTGAATGAGGTCATGTCGTCGACACAGTTCGTCAACGACCTCAATAACGAGAT
Above is a genomic segment from Gemmatimonadaceae bacterium containing:
- a CDS encoding matrixin family metalloprotease → MQHRRSVLALGRVAGITGTALFAAAALNCTAYTAGGRDGSLDGFTEPRRAPSDFISREAVLSAAPGTYIEAVLADRDSTIERWPARVAQPIRVWIDSSSLCDGPQASFPAAVRTAFTTWGTAGIPVRFAFVPSSRDADIRVHWTTHLDHKTGSTTWRTDRNGWLTQGDITLATHISDGMPLDSRGMRAIALHEVGHSLGLSHSTNPQDIMAPLIRVDVLSLSDRNTIKLLYSFPAGPIH